From a single Stackebrandtia endophytica genomic region:
- the arc gene encoding proteasome ATPase — protein sequence MPRNDDEQARSNRWERESQDLSTQVAYLQEELALARRKLTETPRHVRLLEERLAATQGQIEKMSEQNERLVATLRDAREQIVTLKEEIDRLAQPPSGYGVFIETRDDGTVDVFTGGRKMRVAVSPSVEIETLRRGQEVLLNDALNVVENLGFETAGDVVTLKELLENDEGMPDRALVTSHADEERVVHLADTLINAPLRAGDSLLVEPRAGYAYERIQKSEVEELVLEEVPDVDYESIGGLDGQIELIRDAVELPFLHADLFAEYQLRPPKGVLLYGPPGCGKTLIAKAVANSLAKKVAEARGEEQNADTRGKSYFLNIKGPELLNKYVGETERHIRLVFQRAREKASEGQPVIVFFDEMDSVFRTRGSGVSSDVENTIVPQLLSEIDGVEGLENVIVIGASNREDMIDPAILRPGRLDVKIKIERPDAESARDIFSKYITTNLPLNDKDVEEQGGSREACVQEMIQAAVERMYTETEENRFLEVTYADGDKEVLYFKDFNSGAMIQNIVDRAKKMAIKEFLNSGQRGIRLHHLLDACVDEFRENEDLPNTTNPDDWARISGKKGERIVYIRTLVSGGKGDESGRSIDTVNNTGQYL from the coding sequence ATGCCACGTAACGACGACGAGCAGGCCCGCAGCAACCGTTGGGAGCGGGAAAGCCAGGACCTCTCCACCCAGGTGGCTTACCTACAGGAGGAGCTGGCGTTGGCGCGCCGCAAGCTCACCGAGACGCCACGGCATGTTCGCCTGTTGGAGGAACGACTTGCCGCCACCCAGGGGCAGATCGAGAAGATGTCGGAGCAGAACGAGCGCCTGGTCGCCACGCTGCGCGATGCCCGCGAACAGATCGTCACCCTCAAGGAGGAGATTGACCGGCTGGCCCAGCCGCCCAGTGGATACGGCGTCTTCATCGAGACTCGTGACGATGGGACCGTCGACGTGTTCACCGGTGGCCGCAAGATGCGGGTCGCCGTCTCGCCTTCGGTCGAGATCGAGACTCTGCGCCGCGGCCAGGAGGTGCTCCTCAACGACGCGCTCAACGTCGTGGAGAACCTCGGCTTCGAGACTGCCGGTGACGTCGTCACCTTGAAGGAATTGTTGGAGAACGACGAGGGCATGCCCGACAGGGCGCTGGTGACCTCGCACGCCGATGAGGAGCGTGTCGTCCACCTGGCGGACACGCTCATCAATGCACCGCTGCGCGCCGGCGACTCCCTGTTGGTGGAGCCGCGTGCCGGCTATGCCTACGAGCGGATTCAGAAGAGCGAAGTGGAGGAACTGGTCCTCGAGGAGGTGCCGGACGTCGACTACGAGTCGATCGGTGGCCTCGACGGTCAGATCGAGCTCATCCGTGACGCCGTGGAGCTGCCGTTCCTGCACGCCGATCTCTTCGCCGAGTACCAGTTGCGTCCGCCGAAGGGCGTCCTCCTGTACGGGCCGCCCGGCTGCGGTAAGACGCTGATCGCCAAGGCGGTGGCCAACTCGTTGGCCAAGAAGGTCGCCGAGGCCCGTGGGGAGGAGCAGAACGCCGACACTCGCGGTAAGAGCTACTTCCTGAACATCAAGGGCCCGGAGCTGTTGAACAAGTACGTCGGTGAGACCGAGCGGCACATCCGGTTGGTCTTCCAGCGGGCTCGTGAGAAGGCCAGCGAGGGTCAGCCGGTCATCGTGTTCTTCGACGAGATGGACTCGGTGTTCCGTACCCGTGGTTCGGGTGTCTCCTCCGATGTGGAGAACACCATCGTGCCGCAGCTGCTGTCGGAGATCGACGGTGTCGAGGGTTTGGAGAACGTCATCGTCATCGGTGCCTCCAACCGTGAGGACATGATCGACCCGGCGATCCTTCGGCCCGGCCGACTGGATGTCAAGATCAAGATCGAGCGCCCCGACGCGGAGTCGGCGCGGGACATCTTCTCCAAGTACATCACCACGAACCTGCCGCTCAACGACAAGGACGTCGAGGAGCAGGGAGGCAGCCGCGAGGCGTGCGTCCAGGAGATGATCCAGGCCGCCGTCGAGCGGATGTACACCGAGACCGAGGAGAACCGCTTCCTGGAGGTCACCTACGCCGACGGTGACAAGGAGGTCCTGTACTTCAAGGACTTCAACTCCGGTGCCATGATCCAGAACATCGTGGACCGCGCGAAGAAGATGGCCATCAAGGAGTTCCTGAACTCCGGTCAACGCGGTATCCGGTTGCACCACCTGTTGGACGCCTGTGTGGACGAGTTCCGTGAGAACGAGGACCTGCCCAACACGACCAACCCCGACGACTGGGCGCGCATCTCCGGTAAGAAGGGCGAGCGGATCGTCTACATCCGCACCCTGGTCTCCGGCGGCAAGGGCGATGAATCCGGTCGTTCCATCGACACGGTGAACAACACCGGTCAGTACCTGTAA
- a CDS encoding tRNA (adenine-N1)-methyltransferase encodes MTGARSGPFTEGDRVQLTDPKGRMHTVVLEPGKTFHTHRGGIAHDDLIGRPEGCVVASTANTQYLALRPLLSDFVLSMPRGAQVIYPKDAAQIIAMGDVFPGARVVEAGAGSGALTCSLLRAVGDTGSVHSYELREDFAAVARSNVEAFWGGEPKQWTLTCGDVVDSTETEVDRIILDMLSPWDVLDMVDRVLVPGGVLVGYIATTTQMSELVERLRERGGYTEPRAFETLVRDWHLEGLAVRPDHRMVAHTAFLVTTRKLAPGTVAPMRQRKPSKGSQAYAAKRNNRP; translated from the coding sequence ATGACCGGGGCCCGCAGCGGACCGTTCACCGAAGGCGACCGCGTGCAACTGACCGACCCCAAGGGGCGGATGCACACGGTGGTGTTGGAGCCGGGCAAGACCTTCCACACCCATCGCGGCGGCATCGCCCACGACGATCTCATCGGTCGTCCGGAGGGTTGCGTGGTCGCCTCCACCGCCAACACCCAGTACCTGGCGCTGCGGCCGCTGCTGTCGGACTTCGTCCTGTCGATGCCGCGTGGCGCACAGGTCATCTACCCCAAGGACGCCGCCCAGATCATCGCGATGGGTGATGTCTTCCCCGGTGCCCGGGTGGTCGAGGCGGGTGCCGGATCGGGCGCGCTGACGTGCTCGTTGCTGCGCGCGGTGGGTGACACCGGTTCGGTGCACTCCTATGAACTGCGCGAGGACTTCGCGGCCGTGGCCCGATCCAATGTCGAGGCCTTCTGGGGCGGTGAACCGAAGCAGTGGACCCTGACCTGCGGGGACGTCGTCGACTCCACCGAGACCGAGGTCGACCGCATCATCCTGGACATGCTGTCGCCGTGGGACGTGCTCGACATGGTCGACCGCGTACTGGTGCCCGGTGGCGTTCTGGTCGGATACATCGCCACCACGACCCAGATGTCGGAGCTGGTCGAGCGGCTGCGCGAACGCGGCGGCTACACCGAACCCCGTGCATTCGAGACGCTGGTGCGGGATTGGCACCTGGAGGGCTTGGCGGTGCGGCCCGATCACCGGATGGTGGCCCACACGGCGTTCTTGGTGACCACCCGCAAGCTCGCCCCCGGTACCGTGGCCCCGATGCGGCAGCGCAAGCCGAGCAAGGGTTCGCAGGCATACGCGGCCAAGCGAAACAACCGGCCCTGA
- a CDS encoding site-2 protease family protein, giving the protein MSEETPSIKRPGWRIGRVFGVPVIISPTWLILAVLVTVIYSDVVRAVLPQLADALVYLVSFGFVVTLCGSVFLHELGHALVSRHYRIGVRSITLEMLGGHTEMTSEAKTPKVEAVVALAGPAVSAVLGMIGVAALIITPPGTLAAQFAFQVAACNIIVAVYNALPGMPLDGGRALRALVWAIKGDKHVASQVAGWTGRVVAAATGIAGVVLYYFGIVTFIAVVFALMIAVVLWIGATRSIQIGQLGARFHLLSVRDLMRPAVEVPSGTPLAEALRRMREVGAVSVVVVDSAGKPLSLMSGEAVRVMPEARRPWVPVDDVCRQITDRNSLDLEWRGEEVIAAMRRHHTSEYAVVFGGRFQGLVRSADIAEVLDPRQAAASGHTMTRTPADRQKDEPT; this is encoded by the coding sequence ATGAGTGAGGAAACGCCCTCGATCAAGCGGCCGGGGTGGCGGATCGGCCGAGTCTTCGGCGTGCCGGTCATCATCAGCCCCACCTGGTTGATCCTGGCGGTCCTGGTGACCGTCATCTATTCCGATGTCGTCAGAGCCGTTCTGCCGCAGTTGGCCGACGCGCTGGTCTACCTGGTCAGCTTCGGATTCGTCGTGACCCTGTGCGGCTCGGTGTTCCTACACGAACTCGGCCACGCGCTGGTCAGCCGCCACTACCGGATCGGCGTCCGCAGCATCACCTTGGAGATGCTGGGCGGTCACACCGAGATGACCAGCGAGGCCAAGACTCCCAAGGTGGAGGCCGTGGTGGCGCTGGCCGGACCGGCGGTGTCGGCCGTCCTGGGCATGATCGGCGTCGCGGCCTTGATCATCACGCCGCCGGGAACCCTGGCGGCCCAGTTCGCCTTCCAGGTCGCCGCCTGCAACATCATCGTCGCCGTCTACAACGCGCTGCCCGGGATGCCGTTGGACGGCGGTCGGGCGCTTCGAGCACTGGTGTGGGCGATCAAGGGGGACAAGCACGTCGCCTCCCAGGTCGCCGGCTGGACCGGCCGCGTGGTGGCGGCGGCGACCGGCATCGCCGGCGTCGTCCTCTACTACTTCGGCATCGTCACCTTCATAGCGGTCGTTTTCGCACTCATGATCGCCGTCGTGCTGTGGATCGGTGCCACCCGGTCGATACAGATCGGCCAGCTGGGCGCGCGATTCCACCTGCTCAGCGTCCGGGATCTCATGCGTCCGGCCGTCGAGGTCCCCAGCGGCACCCCGTTGGCCGAGGCACTGCGACGCATGAGAGAGGTGGGCGCCGTCAGCGTCGTCGTGGTCGACTCCGCGGGTAAGCCGTTGTCACTGATGTCCGGTGAGGCGGTGCGCGTGATGCCGGAGGCACGACGTCCCTGGGTGCCCGTCGACGACGTGTGCCGACAGATCACCGATCGGAACTCGCTGGATCTGGAATGGCGTGGCGAAGAGGTCATCGCCGCCATGCGCCGTCATCACACTTCCGAATACGCGGTAGTGTTCGGCGGCCGGTTCCAAGGGCTGGTGCGGTCGGCCGACATCGCGGAGGTACTCGATCCTCGGCAAGCCGCCGCATCGGGCCACACGATGACCAGGACCCCGGCCGATCGACAGAAGGATGAACCGACATGA
- a CDS encoding RecB family exonuclease — MSTTSVRPPTSLSPSRAADFKTCPLMYRFRAIDRLPEPTTTAMMKGTLVHAVLERLYDLAAAERTRTRATAMLEPEWQRLQRQQQEAAELFDGEDTDAERQWLTEAKVLVESYFEVEDPTRLAPAERECLVEATLDDGVRMRGYIDRLDIAPGGEVRVVDYKTGKAPKPAFEAQALFQLKFYALALWRTRGVIPKILRLLYLKDSQVIDYAPTESELRRLEKTVSALWQTISQAVATGNFPAKKGPLCGWCSHQALCPEFGGTPPPYPLPVQLAGLDGIQGLSSATNSTPIETKHTIGLRFLRNRGGLPLSCSQQYRNPISTSG; from the coding sequence ATGTCGACCACATCGGTGCGCCCACCGACCAGCCTGTCCCCGTCGCGCGCGGCCGACTTCAAGACGTGTCCGCTGATGTATCGGTTTCGCGCGATCGACCGCCTCCCCGAACCGACGACCACGGCGATGATGAAGGGCACCCTGGTACACGCGGTGCTGGAGCGTCTCTACGATCTGGCGGCCGCCGAGCGCACCCGAACACGGGCCACGGCGATGCTGGAGCCCGAATGGCAACGGCTGCAACGGCAACAGCAGGAGGCCGCCGAGCTGTTCGACGGTGAGGACACCGACGCCGAGCGCCAATGGCTGACCGAGGCGAAGGTGCTCGTGGAGTCCTATTTCGAGGTCGAGGATCCGACGCGACTGGCTCCCGCCGAGCGGGAGTGCCTCGTCGAGGCCACCCTGGACGACGGCGTGCGGATGCGTGGCTACATCGACCGGCTCGACATCGCCCCGGGCGGGGAGGTCAGGGTCGTCGACTACAAGACCGGCAAGGCGCCCAAACCGGCCTTCGAGGCGCAGGCGCTGTTCCAGCTGAAGTTCTATGCGTTGGCGCTGTGGCGGACCCGCGGCGTGATTCCGAAGATCCTGCGACTTCTGTACCTTAAGGACAGTCAGGTCATCGACTACGCCCCCACCGAATCCGAACTGCGGCGATTGGAGAAGACGGTCTCCGCGTTGTGGCAGACGATAAGCCAAGCGGTGGCGACCGGCAATTTCCCCGCGAAGAAGGGTCCGTTGTGCGGCTGGTGTTCGCATCAAGCCCTCTGTCCCGAGTTCGGCGGAACACCGCCGCCGTATCCATTGCCGGTTCAACTTGCCGGACTCGACGGTATTCAAGGGTTATCGTCGGCAACCAATTCAACGCCAATTGAGACGAAACACACGATTGGCCTCAGGTTCTTGCGGAATAGGGGCGGTTTACCGCTATCGTGCTCCCAGCAATACCGCAACCCGATAAGCACATCGGGCTAA
- a CDS encoding cation:proton antiporter translates to MGHAETLLAMGGAFIAAAILARLGRRIGISTIPLFMLAGILLGPNTPGFVLVEDPHDFEMLSLLGLVLLLFYLGLEFHLDDLQRGGGKLVAVGGVYLLLNVGAGFGYGLILGWSLADALVLAGVIGISSSAIVTKILVDLGRLGNPETRLILGIIVVEDIFLALYLAALQPVLSGAQNLTEVLTQTGKAFAFLLVLAILARFGTRIIGKIIDVKDDELLVISFLGIAVLVAGISEELGVADAIGAFMVGLILGSTTSGDRIRELVHPLRDAFGAIFFFVFGLSIDPGDIASVAVPVLIAAGITVVMNFAAGIIAAKMNGFGTLPAANISTTLLARGEFALILATMAAQAGLNPELAPFIAGYVLVTAVLGPIVAGNSALMARGLAPIDKWLSKTAKPDQVKVAAKSEES, encoded by the coding sequence GTGGGACACGCCGAAACCTTGTTGGCTATGGGCGGTGCGTTCATTGCTGCCGCTATTTTGGCGCGGCTCGGACGGCGCATTGGCATATCGACGATCCCATTGTTCATGCTGGCCGGAATCCTATTGGGACCCAATACACCCGGATTCGTTCTGGTGGAGGATCCACACGACTTCGAAATGCTGTCGTTGTTGGGCCTGGTACTCCTGCTGTTCTACCTGGGTCTTGAGTTTCATCTGGATGATCTGCAACGAGGTGGCGGTAAACTCGTCGCAGTCGGCGGTGTCTATCTTCTACTCAACGTCGGGGCCGGATTCGGCTATGGGCTGATTCTCGGTTGGTCATTGGCCGACGCATTGGTACTGGCCGGCGTCATCGGTATCTCATCATCGGCGATCGTCACCAAAATCCTCGTCGATCTGGGCCGCCTCGGTAATCCCGAGACCAGATTGATCCTCGGCATCATCGTCGTCGAGGACATCTTCCTCGCGCTATACCTCGCCGCTCTGCAACCGGTGCTCAGCGGCGCCCAAAACCTGACCGAGGTGTTGACCCAGACCGGGAAGGCCTTCGCCTTCCTGTTGGTGCTGGCGATCCTGGCCCGGTTCGGTACCCGCATCATTGGGAAGATCATCGATGTCAAGGACGACGAACTCCTCGTCATCAGCTTCCTGGGTATCGCCGTCCTGGTGGCGGGCATCTCCGAAGAGCTGGGGGTCGCCGACGCCATCGGTGCCTTCATGGTCGGGCTCATTCTGGGCAGCACCACCTCCGGTGACCGGATTCGCGAATTGGTTCACCCGCTGCGAGATGCCTTCGGAGCGATATTCTTCTTCGTATTCGGTCTATCCATTGATCCGGGCGATATCGCCTCGGTGGCCGTTCCGGTTCTCATCGCCGCGGGCATCACCGTCGTCATGAACTTCGCCGCGGGCATCATCGCCGCAAAGATGAACGGATTCGGAACGCTACCTGCGGCCAATATCTCCACGACGCTGCTCGCCAGAGGCGAATTCGCGTTGATCCTGGCCACGATGGCAGCCCAAGCGGGACTGAATCCGGAATTGGCGCCATTCATCGCCGGATATGTATTGGTCACGGCGGTTCTCGGTCCCATCGTCGCTGGCAACAGCGCCCTCATGGCACGGGGTTTGGCGCCGATAGACAAATGGCTGAGCAAAACGGCGAAACCCGATCAGGTGAAAGTCGCCGCCAAATCGGAAGAGTCGTAA
- a CDS encoding GTPase family protein, whose protein sequence is MTDRATPDFDGIRQRFTEEINQARLELGTVNIAVFGNTGVGKSTLLNAVFGQDLAATGTGNSVTAHIQYHGGAPEPLGIYDTPGFETGGSESSLLTEIDQVFADNHRKPLSEQIHVVWFVENSQTHRFVDSQETIVRKLASFGVPVMLILTRVRLTPSGEPARAARELVTAINQRDLPTSPRGTVFLVNALPDPEFGDPGHGLTQLLNATFAAIPDQLHEALVAAQRLDLVRKRQAAAKIVNRFALTSGAAGATPIPIADLVLVTGSLTRMFARISAAYGIPFKKKQLARLAAAVLVTGGATTATSSMVLRASGKQLAKLAGTQTAKLGGRLVPVANVVVAAAAGTGSALIAKAAGHAWSRVCEYMLKHPDTDALVNDEVLGLFQRHFAERGGPPTEAITADTDKP, encoded by the coding sequence ATGACCGACAGAGCAACCCCCGACTTCGACGGCATCCGGCAGCGGTTCACCGAGGAGATCAACCAGGCGCGGCTCGAACTGGGCACCGTCAACATCGCCGTCTTCGGCAACACCGGCGTCGGTAAGAGCACTCTGCTCAACGCCGTGTTCGGACAGGATCTGGCCGCCACCGGCACCGGTAACTCGGTCACCGCGCACATTCAATACCACGGTGGTGCGCCCGAACCGCTCGGAATCTACGACACCCCGGGGTTCGAGACCGGCGGAAGCGAATCATCCCTGTTGACCGAAATCGACCAGGTCTTCGCCGACAACCACCGTAAACCGCTGTCGGAACAGATCCACGTCGTGTGGTTCGTGGAGAACTCCCAAACCCACCGCTTCGTCGACAGCCAGGAGACGATCGTTCGGAAACTCGCCTCGTTCGGGGTTCCGGTCATGTTGATCCTCACCCGGGTCCGGCTGACCCCCTCGGGTGAGCCGGCTCGCGCGGCGCGGGAACTGGTCACCGCCATCAACCAACGAGACCTCCCCACCAGCCCACGGGGGACCGTCTTCCTGGTCAACGCCCTGCCGGACCCCGAGTTCGGCGACCCCGGGCACGGTCTCACCCAACTGCTCAACGCGACCTTCGCGGCGATCCCCGACCAACTTCACGAGGCGTTGGTGGCCGCGCAACGGCTCGATCTGGTGCGGAAAAGACAGGCGGCGGCCAAAATCGTGAACCGGTTCGCGCTGACCTCCGGCGCAGCGGGAGCCACCCCGATTCCCATCGCCGACCTGGTGTTGGTGACCGGCAGCCTCACCCGCATGTTCGCCAGGATCAGCGCGGCGTACGGGATTCCGTTCAAGAAGAAGCAGCTGGCCCGGCTGGCCGCCGCCGTCCTGGTCACCGGTGGAGCCACCACGGCCACCAGTTCGATGGTGTTGCGTGCCTCCGGCAAGCAGCTGGCCAAGCTCGCCGGGACTCAGACCGCCAAGTTGGGCGGCCGACTGGTACCGGTGGCCAATGTGGTGGTGGCGGCCGCAGCCGGGACCGGTTCGGCGCTCATCGCCAAGGCCGCCGGACACGCGTGGAGCCGAGTGTGTGAGTACATGCTCAAACACCCCGACACCGACGCGTTGGTCAACGACGAGGTGCTCGGCCTCTTCCAACGACATTTCGCCGAACGGGGCGGCCCACCCACCGAGGCGATCACGGCGGACACCGACAAGCCCTGA
- a CDS encoding sensor histidine kinase — protein sequence MKQRALGRGGQIHLWFQRYPLVTDGLFAIAFAAFVLIPMAAMATEQPPELRPTPSMALWTVVGLTPIVMRRVLPWWSVLLATALQVSSPLYPHVWIGLNFALLVVAYTAAAHLSFRQAVAASVLLWSTLSVMIVTVIPEEQLGMASESALIVNYLSALALFAIGRMVYARRGRFEELSDRARLAEENQAALVRQAINDERRRIARELHDVVAHHISVMGVLATGARRVLHKQPDKADEALATIETTGRATLREMRRLLDVLRSSDEPEHDDELAPQPGLDAVHALVAQIRDAGLAVNLRVEGEPYPLDPGIALTVYRIVQEGLTNTLKHAGPARAGVRIEYGDHGIDLEVSDTGVGPRVSATTSGRVGHGLVGMRERVALYGGTLRTGPRPGGGFRVHAAIPIDTATAPLGTDTGGDR from the coding sequence ATGAAACAGCGCGCATTGGGCCGGGGTGGCCAGATACACCTGTGGTTCCAGCGATACCCGCTGGTCACCGACGGCCTGTTCGCGATCGCGTTCGCGGCGTTCGTGCTGATCCCGATGGCCGCGATGGCCACGGAACAGCCCCCGGAGCTGCGCCCGACCCCGAGCATGGCCCTGTGGACCGTCGTCGGTCTGACTCCCATCGTCATGCGACGGGTACTGCCGTGGTGGTCGGTTCTGTTGGCCACCGCTTTGCAGGTGTCCTCTCCGCTCTATCCGCACGTGTGGATCGGCCTGAACTTCGCGTTGCTCGTGGTGGCGTACACCGCCGCCGCGCACCTGTCGTTTCGGCAGGCGGTCGCCGCATCGGTCCTATTGTGGAGCACTCTGTCGGTCATGATCGTCACGGTCATTCCCGAAGAACAGTTGGGAATGGCGTCCGAGAGCGCGTTGATCGTCAACTATCTGTCGGCGCTGGCGCTGTTCGCGATCGGCCGGATGGTGTACGCCCGTCGCGGGCGGTTCGAGGAACTCAGCGACCGCGCCCGATTGGCCGAGGAGAACCAGGCCGCGCTGGTCCGACAGGCCATCAACGACGAGCGTCGCCGTATCGCGCGCGAGCTGCACGACGTGGTCGCCCACCACATCTCCGTGATGGGTGTGCTGGCCACCGGAGCGCGACGGGTGCTGCATAAACAACCCGACAAGGCCGATGAGGCACTGGCCACGATCGAGACCACCGGACGCGCGACGCTGCGCGAGATGCGTCGGCTATTGGACGTGCTGCGTTCCAGCGACGAGCCCGAACACGACGACGAGTTGGCGCCGCAACCGGGCCTGGACGCGGTTCACGCGTTGGTCGCGCAGATTCGAGACGCCGGTTTGGCCGTGAACCTGCGGGTCGAGGGCGAGCCGTATCCACTCGACCCTGGAATCGCACTCACCGTGTACCGAATTGTCCAGGAAGGACTGACGAACACGTTGAAGCACGCCGGACCCGCTCGGGCGGGCGTGCGCATCGAGTACGGGGACCACGGCATCGACCTGGAGGTGTCGGACACGGGTGTCGGCCCGCGGGTTTCGGCCACCACGAGCGGCCGAGTCGGGCACGGGCTGGTGGGCATGCGCGAACGCGTCGCGCTGTACGGTGGCACCCTACGAACTGGACCACGGCCCGGCGGCGGATTCCGTGTGCATGCGGCCATTCCGATCGACACCGCGACCGCCCCGTTGGGCACTGATACCGGAGGCGACCGTTGA
- a CDS encoding response regulator yields MLVDDQPLLRTGFRMVLGAETDFDIIAEAGDGSEAVDLARRLLPDVVLMDIRMPRMDGVAATKAIVDAKLPVKVLILTTFDLDEYVVGALRAGASGFLAKDVPADDLVAAIRSVAAGEAVVAPRILRRLLEKFVDRLPDPSGSTPTSLEVLTDRERQVLLLVARGMSNAEIARELTVSETTVKTHVGHVLTKLGLRDRVQAVVLAYESGLVKPSR; encoded by the coding sequence ATGCTGGTTGACGACCAACCACTGCTGCGGACCGGTTTTCGCATGGTGCTGGGCGCCGAGACCGACTTCGACATCATCGCCGAGGCCGGCGACGGTTCCGAGGCCGTCGACCTTGCTCGGCGGCTGCTGCCCGACGTCGTGCTGATGGACATCCGTATGCCCCGTATGGACGGCGTGGCCGCCACCAAGGCCATTGTGGATGCCAAGCTTCCGGTCAAGGTACTCATCCTGACGACCTTCGACCTCGACGAATACGTCGTCGGTGCGTTGCGGGCCGGCGCCAGCGGCTTCCTGGCCAAGGACGTCCCCGCCGACGACCTGGTCGCCGCGATCCGGTCGGTGGCGGCGGGGGAGGCCGTCGTCGCTCCCCGCATTCTGCGACGCCTGCTGGAGAAGTTCGTCGACCGGCTGCCCGACCCCTCCGGCAGTACACCGACCAGTCTCGAAGTGCTGACCGACCGGGAACGCCAGGTCCTGCTGCTGGTGGCACGGGGAATGTCCAACGCCGAGATCGCGCGGGAACTCACCGTCAGCGAGACCACCGTGAAAACCCACGTCGGGCACGTGCTGACCAAGCTGGGGCTGCGCGATCGGGTCCAGGCGGTCGTGTTGGCCTATGAATCCGGGCTGGTCAAGCCCAGCCGGTGA
- a CDS encoding ABC transporter ATP-binding protein, whose translation MTTATGKTAARATDVWKVYGTGEAQVIALHGVTAEFAAGQFTAIMGPSGSGKSTLMHCLAGLDFTNRGEIHVGDTNVTGLSDRGLTKLRRDKVGFIFQQFNLLPTLTAEENILLPLSIGKRKPDRAWFDQVIDTVGLRDRLHHKPTELSGGQQQRVACARALVQRPEVIFADEPTGNLDSRAGSEVLKFLRRSVDEFQQTIVMVTHDPVAASYADRVLFLADGQVVDEMFDPTADRVLDELKRFDEVVGSAKNEGIQ comes from the coding sequence GTGACCACAGCGACCGGGAAAACCGCGGCCCGCGCCACGGACGTCTGGAAGGTATACGGAACGGGTGAGGCGCAGGTCATCGCATTGCACGGGGTCACCGCGGAATTCGCCGCCGGCCAGTTCACGGCGATCATGGGTCCGTCCGGATCCGGCAAGTCGACCTTGATGCACTGCCTGGCCGGGCTCGACTTCACCAATCGGGGGGAGATCCACGTCGGCGACACCAACGTCACCGGCCTGTCGGATCGAGGGCTGACGAAGTTGCGACGCGACAAGGTGGGCTTCATCTTCCAGCAGTTCAACCTGCTGCCGACGTTGACGGCCGAGGAGAACATTCTGCTGCCGCTGTCGATCGGCAAGCGCAAGCCCGACCGCGCCTGGTTCGACCAGGTCATCGACACCGTCGGTCTGCGGGATCGCCTGCACCACAAGCCGACCGAACTGTCTGGTGGACAGCAGCAGCGGGTCGCGTGCGCACGGGCGCTGGTTCAGCGCCCCGAGGTGATCTTCGCCGACGAGCCCACCGGAAACCTGGACTCCCGCGCCGGTTCCGAGGTGTTGAAGTTCCTGCGTCGTTCCGTCGACGAGTTCCAACAGACCATCGTGATGGTGACGCACGACCCGGTCGCCGCCTCCTACGCCGACCGCGTGCTGTTCCTGGCCGACGGTCAGGTCGTCGACGAGATGTTCGACCCCACCGCCGACCGCGTGCTCGACGAGCTCAAGCGGTTTGACGAGGTCGTCGGTTCGGCCAAGAACGAAGGAATCCAGTAA